Proteins from a genomic interval of Daphnia pulex isolate KAP4 chromosome 4, ASM2113471v1:
- the LOC124192610 gene encoding ras GTPase-activating-like protein IQGAP1 has translation MENSAMSSDPDGIRVSADQMDEKRQEKIAYEYLCRLEETKTWIEMCIREPLPQSIELEEALRNGVFLAKLAHRFQPQSVPLKKIYDADQTRYRDAGLTFRHTDNINHWLGAMSSLGLPSIFLPETTDLYDRKNMPRVIYSIHALSLYLYRLGKAPPMPSLYGKAQFSDEAVKLMSRELQRYGLTMPQFGKIGGILAGELPIDAAEHHAAIIAVNKATEDGHCDLMIQAMGHPAAQLRDIDPSLADLYLQSLIDALDEKKQSSRERSLNSDFTADVYDELLTGSEIQCQLDSVNEFSALEKIAMSVESRDTVRMMTALAHPILGIKRLNPDYCHAYLKALHVAICGDKGIELCDVQALINQVNHERESVLERQKYVNAVNQSLEGSDPNRTLRILRQLLDTEPMSELVVLEFAAALYHEEMNNFRSVTEEDLSFEMICGAIRTLTQVAQVTQAVDGRNVTELLFVLEEPMLSFECLNTSLTESYMAALTDLRRGKVRRGDFCTVLTHNEIQSCILKVNEDAERGDIAQSIQRAVDGGDAIQLAVLLGSTGLTDQDPIEEQAPLYLRLLKTLSEAKRRRQDSDAFLSMEDVEEMLRRSRELATEAEEVCLVVTGLNNLRDPAGFVDTLNSPYINLPDLSRSQFQTCTKRLGTRIRGIRIDQLPPSKAWVMHRLEQGIPVYLNAKSQEISWEKPRDYSDSGLVGLREFEDLVLSVVQDDDMEPLIIRLQACARGFLVREKIAFRLHHFHNNVSSVIKIQSWWRSVVEQQRYRQLQQRQQEEWQRQPQRRDFKYFSQFVDDIVLIQACWRRWLALRAYRSIKRGDMPLCTLRRFLHLLDIGQRDYDEEMQVQLLKSDVVQTIRRNKQLEKDLNTMDIKIGLLVKNQIALQEVVAHGHKLRKHVNKAAEQQERSSENHHFTRPGIELLSLTKTGRHKLEAYQHLFYLLQTEPRYLSKLLFLQPQKMPETMILSLYNYGSNLREEYLLLKLFKCALEEEVRHKVDNLSDISTGNPLVIKLILQLSRQGHRVGQLRELLGPIVERILKENIFINLSPVEIYKLWINQLESASGEPCGMPYEISAEDALKQPEVQRRLKTNIEFLKAATTLFLEQITYSIRNIPYGMLYVAKVLARALRNKFPLVPEKDVLKVIGNLVYYRYINPTIVSPDAFDIISVSPTQVLTTDQRRNLGNIAKMLQFAASKKGFAEESPHLMCLNPFIIECHEKFKAFFKGCIQVEEPEVEFGMDQYSEATLITKPTVCMSLQEVANIHQCLVEYEEALAPEPEDPLHQILDDFGSGDQRNHPSIQYLLAGESKENVGTFQDLNEVAKTEIFLTLTNKFEMSVSAQEEKNQKLFVATKQMLVSILRCCHGDNLKEIIIRPASIDEQAVYTQFCRQQMQSEQNSSRFVSRVVSNTDTTETVLNSLKMRVSRNLRKLEQVGLVASSDSYAVLVAALARDVVTLRTHRRARSQELDRLLSTKRLLDEKTKFHEEQVNSYQEYLETCLKNLTLGKNQKRILQHRAEGNHLQLANALKSRTMLHYSATKLHQKGILIDIEGLPHAHFKSTFFDISPAVESGVFDVTAKFMGVSVEKVQLNIQDLLQMQFEGVTVLNIFKKAKINVNLLIFLLNSKFYGKTLKKK, from the exons ATGGAGAATTCAGCAATGTCATCTGACCCAG ATGGAATTCGCGTTTCTGCCGATCAGATGGACGAGAAGAGGCAGGAAAAAATCGCCTACGAGTATCTTTGCCGATTGGAGGAAACGAAGACATGGATCGAAATGTGCATTCGCGAACCTCTTCCCCAGTCTATTGAACTGGAAGAAGCTTTACGCAACGGAGTTTTTTTAGCCAAATTGGCCCATCGCTTTCAACCGCAGTCGGTGCCTCTGAAAAAGATCTACGACGCAGATCAAACACGCTACAGGGATGCCGGCCTAACTTTCAGACACACAGATAATATTAATCACTGGCTGGGAGCCATGTCCAGTCTGGGACTGCCATCTATTTTTCTGCCCGAGACAACG gatCTCTACGACAGGAAGAATATGCCCCGCGTCATATACAGCATCCACGCCCTTAGCCTGTACCTCTACAGATTGGGCAAAGCGCCACCCATGCCCAGCTTGTACGGAAAAGCCCAATTCTCGGACGAAGCTGTCAAATTGATGAGCCGGGAGCTCCAGCGCTACGGGTTAACTATGCCGCAGTTTGGTAAAATTGGAGGCATTTTAGCTGGTGAGCTGCCGATCGACGCTGCTGAACATCACGCTGCCATTATTGCCGTCAACAAAGCCACAGAAGACGGCCATTGCGATTTAATGATTCAAGCCATGGGGCATCCAGCAGCCCAATTGCGCGACATTGATCCCAGCCTGGCTGACCTCTACTTGCAATCTCTCATCGACGCTCTTGATGAGAAGAAACAATCGTCCCGCGAACGAAGCCTCAACAGCGACTTTACCGCCGATGTTTACGACGAGCTCTTGACTGGATCGGAGATTCAGTGTCAGCTGGATTCTGTCAACGAGTTTTCGGCCTTGGAGAAAATCGCCATGTCAGTTGAGAGTCGCGACACCGTTCGCATGATGACGGCGCTGGCGCACCCAATTCTCGGAATCAAACGGCTTAACCCAGATTACTGCCACGCTTACTTGAAAGCTCTGCACGTCGCCATTTGCGGTGACAAAGGGATCGAACTCTGCGACGTTCAAGCGCTGATTAATCAGGTCAATCATGAAAGAGAATCTGTTCTCGAGCGTCAGAAGTACGTCAATGCCGTCAACCAGTCGCTGGAAGGTTCTGACCCGAACCGCACCCTTCGAATTTTACGTCAACTACTTGACACTGAACCCATGTCCGAACTGGTGGTGCTCGAGTTCGCCGCTGCACTTTATCACGAGGAAATGAACAACTTCCGCTCCGTCACTGAAGAAGATCTCAGCTTCGAGATGATTTGCGGCGCCATTCGCACATTAACGCAAGTGGCTCAAGTCACGCAAGCCGTCGACGGTCGGAATGTGACTGAGCTGCTCTTCGTATTGGAGGAACCTATGCTCAGCTTTGAATGCCTCAATACAAGCCTCACGGAATCCTACATGGCGGCGCTAACGGATCTACGCCGCGGAAAGGTCCGCCGGGGAGATTTCTGCACAGTGCTGACGCACAATGAGATCCAGTCATGCATCCTGAAAGTGAACGAAGATGCGGAGCGTGGTGATATCGCCCAGTCGATTCAACGGGCCGTAGATGGCGGAGACGCGATCCAGTTGGCCGTCCTTCTCGGTTCTACTGGTCTAACTGATCAGGATCCCATCGAGGAACAGGCTCCACTCTATTTGAGGCTTCTAAAGACGTTGAGCGAAGCCAAAAGGCGAAGACAAGACTCTGATGCCTTCTTGTCGATGGAAGACGTCGAAGAAATGCTGCGTAGATCGCGCGAGTTGGCCACCGAAGCTGAGGAAGTCTGCCTGGTCGTGACTGGCCTCAACAATTTGCGCGATCCAGCCGGATTCGTTGATACTTTAAACTCACCTTACATCAACCTTCCCGATTTGAGTCGCTCACAATTTCAGACGTGCACCAAGCGATTGGGCACTCGAATTCGAGGCATTCGGATTGACCAATTGCCGCCTTCCAAAGCCTGGGTGATGCATCGATTGGAGCAAGGGATTCCCGTTTACCTCAACGCCAAATCGCAAGAGATTAGCTGGGAAAAGCCTCGCGACTATTCCGACTCTGGATTGGTTGGGCTTCGTGAATTCGAAGACTTGGTCCTGTCGGTAGTCCAAGACGATGATATGGAACCCTTAATCATCAGACTGCAAGCTTGCGCTAGAGGATTCCTGGTGCGGGAAAAGATCGCCTTCCGTTTACATCATTTTCACAATAACGTCAGTTCGGTCATCAAAATCCAG TCTTGGTGGCGTAGTGTCGTGGAACAGCAGCGCTATCGACAGTTGCAGCAACGCCAACAAGAAGAGTGGCAACGACAGCCGCAACGTCGAGATTTTAAGTATTTTTCACAATTTGTCGACGACATTGTTTTGATTCAAGCGTGCTGGAGACGCTGGTTGGCCCTACGGGCATATCGATCCATCAAGCGTGGGGATATGCCACTGTGTACGTTGCGTCGTTTCCTTCATCTGCTGGACATCGGCCAG cgtGATTATGATGAAGAGATGCAAGTTCAGCTACTAAAGAGTGACGTCGTGCAAACTATTCGTCGGAATAAACAGCTCGAAAAGGATCTCAATACGATGGATATTAAAATCGGGCTTCTGGTTAAGAATCAAATCGCCCTGCAGGAAGTGGTAGCACACGGCCATAAACTTC GAAAACATGTGAACAAAGCAGCTGAACAGCAGGAAAGGAGCTCTGAGAATCACCATTTTACTCGACCTGGCATTGAATTACTCTCGCTGACCAAAACGGGCCGTCATAAGCTAGAAGCCTATCAGCACCTCTTTTATCTTTTGCAAACTGAGCCACGTTATTTGTCTAAATTACTCTTCCTGCAGCCACAAAAGATGCCCGAAACCATGATCTTGTCGCTATACAACTACGGCTCGAACTTGCGTGAAGAATATTTGCTCTTGAAGTTGTTCAAATGTGCGCTAGAAGAAGAGGTCCGTCACAAAGTAGACAACCTGAGCGACATTTCCACCGGCAATCCACTGGTCATCAAGCTCATCCTTCAGCTAAGCCGACAGGGTCACCGCGTCGGCCAACTGCGAGAATTACTTGGTCCTATTGTTGAAAGGATTctcaaagaaaacattttcatcaaTCTCAGTCCAGTGGAAATTTACAAGTTGTGGATCAACCAGTTGGAGAGTGCGTCAGGAGAACCTTGTGGAATGCCTTACGAAATTAGTGCCGAAGATGCCCTGAAACAACCCGAAGTTCAACGCCGCTTGAAAACTAATATCGAATTCCTTAAGGCTGCAACCACCCTTTTTTTGGAACAAATCACCTACTCCATTCGTAATATTCCGTACGGCATGCTCTATGTGGCTAAAGTGTTGGCTAGAGCGTTACGAAACAAGTTCCCGTTGGTTCCTGAAAAAGACGTCCTCAAAGTCATTG gtaatTTGGTCTATTATCGGTACATCAACCCAACCATCGTCTCGCCAGACGCTTTCGACATCATCTCGGTGTCGCCAACGCAAGTTTTGACGACGGATCAGCGACGCAATTTGGGCAAT atCGCCAAAATGCTGCAATTTGCTGCTTCTAAGAAAGGATTTGCGGAAGAGTCGCCTCATTTAATGTGCCTCAACCCTTTTATTATCGAGTGTCACGAGAAGTTTAAAGCTTTCTTCAAGGGATGCATCCAAGTAGAGGAGCCTGAAGTGGAATTTGGCATGGATCAGTACAGCGAAGCAACTCTGATCACCAAACCAACCGTTTGCATGTCGCTTCAAGAGGTTGCAAACATTCACCAGTGCTTGGTCGAGTATGAAGAGGCTTTAGCACCTGAGCCTGAAGATCCACTACACCAGATTCTCGACGATTTCGGCAGCGGTGATCAGCGCAACCATCCGTCTATCCAGTACCTCTTGGCCGGAGAAAGCAAAGAGAATGTTGGAACTTTCCAGGATTTGAATGAAGTGGCCAAGACGGAAATTTTCCTGACGCTCaccaacaaatttgaaatgtccGTGTCGGCCCAAGAGGAGAAGAACCAGAAGCTTTTTGTGGCCACGAAACAAATGCTCGTTTCCATCTTGCGCTGCTGTCACGGAGATAACCTGAAAGAGATCATTATCCGGCCAGCATCGATCGATGAGCAAGCCGTTTATACGCAGTTCTGCCGACAACAAATGCAATCCGAACAAAACAGTTCACGCTTTGTATCTCGGGTCGTCTCCAACACCGACACCACCGAAACGGTGCTCAATTCCCTGAAGATGAGGGTTTCACGGAATTTGCGGAAACTGGAACAGGTCGGCCTCGTCGCCAGCTCGGATAGCTACGCGGTTTTGGTGGCCGCTTTAGCGCGAGACGTTGTCACTTTGCGAACTCATCGCCGTGCTCGTTCCCAGGAACTTGACCGACTTTTATCCACCAAGAGGCTGCTAGACGAGAAAACTAAATTCCACGAAGAGCAAGTTAATTCGTACCAAGAATATTTGGAAACGTGTCTAAAGAACTTGACGCTGGGCAAAAATCAGAAGCGTATCCTCCAGCACCGAGCCGAAGGCAACCATCTACAATTGGCTAACGCCCTCAAGTCTCGAACAATGCTGCACTATTCAGCCACCAAACTGCACCAGAAGGGCATTTTAATCGACATCGAAGGTTTGCCACATGCCCATTTCAAGTCGACCTTCTTCGATATATCCCCTGCCGTCGAATCCGGTGTCTTTGACGTCACGGCCAAATTTATGGGTGTCAGTGTCGAAAAAGTTCAACTCAACATCCAG GATTTGCTTCAAATGCAGTTTGAGGGCgttacagttctcaatatctTTAAGAAGGCGAAAATCAACGTTAATCTCCTCATCTTTCTTCtaaattcgaaattttatgggaaaacgctgaaaaagaagtaa
- the LOC124192617 gene encoding uncharacterized protein LOC124192617: MKWLSVFFLVFLCASGTEIEPGDPEDIGPDAPQGTAPPTQTSDLPEETKIELSLDARIRQLLEHYKQDDPLGIPGVPIPDPMPIPDFEGDFPAAKIKFSEAELQQLSQFRINYVRTDLKDLKVWIGMTFDTLQVVGRYRMSSWFSTSSGDFNVTLIRVHAEGFAGLVVDSEGLMQATNITFDVGFKDITMKFENLGFFGSLFQGIINSVGTFIFDSIKPLILGQINDQVQTNVNSQMKKLNHILPDSVAPLDMAMAMGRAEIQENGMDPFEIPEYTSILGTGVVVKIFNGTLHGLSTIHRTGDVIFNFENGSLVVGAQAATQRLKGHFNWQLDFKVFAPRGKISLQIDHLDVKIGLSQPVNVQKKPRLEVLQVNLGNIQARSTGTGSVDYLIEFAVNFLINGFRSVVLRTMEKPVTFIIQKELDKIDVEAMIEEQLPKLSELKNDL; encoded by the exons ATGAAGTGGCTGAGcgtttttttcctggtttttCTCTGCGCTTCGG GAACTGAAATCGAGCCAGGAGATCCTGAGGATATTGGACCCGATGCTCCTCAAGGCACAGCTCCACCGACTCAAACCTCTGACCTCCCCGAAGA GACAAAGATTGAATTGAGTCTGGATGCGCGCATTCGTCAGCTGTTGGAACACTACAAACAAGATGATCCGCTCGGCATACCGGGAGTGCCCATCCCTGATCCCATGCCCATTCCAGATTTCGAAGGCGATTTCCCAGcggcaaaaattaaattctctGAAGCTGAACTTCAGCAGCTCTCCCAGTTTCGCATCAATTACGTCAGAACCGACCTCAAAGATTTGAAG GTTTGGATTGGTATGACTTTCGACACTCTGCAAGTGGTCGGTCGATATCGTATGAGCTCCTGGTTCAGTACCTCATCAGGCGACTTTAACGTCACTCTAATCCGCGTTCACGCCGAAGGATTCGCCGGATTAGTCGTCGACTCTGAGGGTCTCATGCAAGCTACCAACATTACCTTCGATGTTGGCTTTAAAGACATAACCATGAAATTCGAGAATTTGGGATTTTTCGGTAGTCTGTTTCag GGAATTATCAACTCGGTTGGCACTTTCATCTTTGATTCCATCAAACCGTTGATTCTTGGTCAAATCAACGATCAAGTTCAAACCAATGTCAACAGCCAGATGAAGAAACTGAATCACATTCTGCCAGATTCGGTGGCACCCTTGGATATGGCAATGGCTATGGGAAGAGCAGAAATCcaagaaaatggaatggacCCGTTCGAAATCCCAGAATACACTAGCATTCTGGGAACTGGGGTTGTTGTGAAAATCTTCAATGGAACGCTGCATGGGCTCTCCACGATACACAG GACTGGAGATGTAATCTTCAACTTTGAGAATGGATCCCTGGTAGTTGGAGCTCAAGCAGCTACTCAACGTCTAAAGGGGCATTTCAATTGGCAGCTGGACTTTAAAGTTTTTGCACCTAGAGGTAAAATCAGCCTTCAAATTGACCACCTTGACGTCAAGATAGGTTTGAGTCAGCCAGTCAACGTTCAAAAGAAACCTAGGCTAGAAGTTTTGCAAGTCAACTTGGGGAACATTCAG GCTCGTTCAACTGGGACGGGATCAGTGGACTATCTCATTGAATTCGCTGTCAACTTCCTAATCAACGGTTTCAGAAGTGTAGTCCTACGAACAATGGAGAAGCCAGTTACCTTCATCATCCAGAAAGAACTGGACAAAATAGATGTTGAGGCTATGATTGAAGAGCAACTGCCCAAGTTAAGTGAGTTAAAGAATGATTTGTAA